The following nucleotide sequence is from Salifodinibacter halophilus.
TAGACCGGGTGGTTCCGGTCGCGTTCGTCGAGGCGGGCGTGATCGGCGTCGTCGAGCTTCCAGTCGAACAGCTCGCGATTCTGCTCGACGTGCTCGGGCGAGGAGGATTTCGGGAGGGCGACAACGTCGTTCTCGACGGCCCACTTGAGCACGATCTGCGCGGGCGACTTCTCGTACGTCTCGGCGAGGTCCTGGACGACCTCGTCCGCAAAAACCTCGGTGCGCGCGAGCGGCGCGGCGGCTTCGATCACAGTGTCACTCGAACGGCAG
It contains:
- a CDS encoding aldo/keto reductase yields the protein CRSSDTVIEAAAPLARTEVFADEVVQDLAETYEKSPAQIVLKWAVENDVVALPKSSSPEHVEQNRELFDWKLDDADHARLDERDRNHPV